A portion of the Cellulophaga algicola DSM 14237 genome contains these proteins:
- a CDS encoding RagB/SusD family nutrient uptake outer membrane protein, protein MKKIIITFFGVLLLGNMSCTNDLDTDPIVELTLEELLNRDPNAVQGIVSRLYGSFALSGPDGPESSDISDDAGESPFLRGILNLQDFTADGIKNRWGDDGLDQLTTTANWDENNKFFRYLYNRIYYTIPQCNNLLSVLDNVDTEAKDEVIAEVRFIRALAYYYLIDTFGKGVLATEENFGTSAPLPEATRAELYAYVESELLAVIETLPNTNDYGRANKAVGNMLLAKLYINAEVYTGTGKYTEALSAITKVITEGGYTLADSYVSVFSGDNNTSSEIIFPLIADAVTSQSFGNTTYIVNGSSSSETMTLAEYGLTEGWGGHRASKGWYGLYGDLETTTDDRAALFFTEGHSYEMNDYKTWTDGYPSIKFRNTNALSSSSAPTQFSGTDFPLFRLADAYLMFTECAIRTNQNLGEALDYLNQVRVRANATPINTGDLTLDFVLDERARELNLEGHRRTDLIRFGKFTGNTYVWPWKGGVAAGTAIPDTYKLFPIPLQALEANLNLKQNNGY, encoded by the coding sequence TTATAATAACCTTTTTTGGTGTGCTCTTGTTAGGTAACATGAGTTGTACCAATGATTTAGATACAGATCCAATAGTAGAATTAACTTTAGAAGAATTACTAAATAGAGACCCAAATGCCGTACAAGGTATCGTTTCTAGATTGTATGGATCTTTTGCGCTTTCAGGTCCCGATGGGCCAGAAAGCTCAGACATTAGTGATGATGCAGGGGAATCTCCTTTTTTAAGAGGAATCTTAAACCTTCAAGATTTTACAGCAGATGGCATTAAAAATAGATGGGGAGATGATGGTCTAGATCAACTGACAACAACAGCTAACTGGGATGAAAATAACAAATTCTTTAGATATTTATACAATAGAATTTACTACACAATTCCCCAATGTAACAACTTGCTTTCTGTTTTAGACAATGTAGATACAGAAGCTAAGGATGAAGTTATAGCAGAAGTACGTTTTATAAGAGCTTTAGCATATTATTATCTCATAGATACTTTTGGAAAAGGAGTATTGGCTACTGAAGAAAATTTTGGAACCTCGGCACCATTACCTGAAGCCACAAGAGCAGAGTTATATGCTTATGTGGAATCAGAATTACTTGCTGTTATTGAAACGTTACCGAATACAAATGATTATGGTAGAGCTAACAAAGCAGTTGGTAATATGCTATTAGCCAAGCTGTATATCAATGCAGAGGTTTATACAGGAACAGGTAAATATACAGAAGCACTTTCTGCTATAACTAAAGTAATTACTGAAGGTGGTTATACACTAGCAGATAGTTATGTAAGTGTGTTTTCAGGAGATAATAACACATCGTCAGAAATTATTTTTCCGCTAATAGCCGATGCGGTAACTAGTCAAAGTTTTGGAAACACAACATATATCGTTAACGGTTCTAGTAGTTCTGAAACAATGACCTTAGCAGAGTATGGTTTAACAGAAGGTTGGGGAGGCCACAGAGCATCTAAAGGTTGGTATGGTTTGTATGGTGATTTGGAAACCACTACAGATGATAGAGCAGCTTTGTTTTTTACCGAAGGTCATTCGTATGAAATGAACGATTATAAGACTTGGACAGATGGTTACCCTTCAATAAAATTTAGAAATACGAATGCTTTGAGTTCGTCTTCTGCCCCGACACAATTTTCAGGAACTGACTTTCCATTATTTAGATTAGCAGATGCTTATTTAATGTTCACAGAGTGTGCTATTAGGACAAATCAGAACTTAGGAGAAGCTTTAGATTACCTAAATCAGGTAAGAGTAAGAGCAAACGCAACACCCATAAATACGGGAGATCTTACCTTAGATTTTGTCTTAGATGAACGTGCTAGAGAACTAAACTTAGAAGGTCATAGAAGAACAGACTTAATACGTTTTGGAAAGTTTACAGGCAATACGTACGTATGGCCTTGGAAAGGCGGAGTAGCAGCAGGTACTGCAATACCAGATACTTATAAATTGTTTCCAATTCCTTTACAGGCATTAGAAGCAAATCTTAACCTAAAGCAAAATAACGGATACTAA
- a CDS encoding SusF/SusE family outer membrane protein: MKNIKIIGLFILATLSLASCEDDDNLVYTAQAPSENVAFTSTFLNEYILTDATKANIAERFVWNSPDFGIASPNAYDLQGSVTEDFAEVIALVSTTPETNFGVTVDKMLELATSAGLDNDPSTADMPNTGVLYFRVRAYLGDGAENAPESFSTVTALNVVLPEETEAGSGVELSSWGIVGSATPNGWDGPDVLFYVTEDPNIIVSYANLVPGEIKFRENNTWGGDLGDATLDGILDADENNNIVIAEAGSFKITINLSDNSYTMEEYFWGIVGSAAPNGWDGPNVKLAYDYTTDTFKAVVQLVDGDMKVRMNDLWDTSYGDGNLDGILDTDADNNIVVTAGYYLLTVDFNSLAYTLEETTIWGLVGSATPNGWDGPDTKFSPDFTNPGVWTIASIDLVAGEIKVRANDTWDASYGDLEADGILDTEDDNNITVVAGTYKITIDFSDEASPTIVIE; this comes from the coding sequence ATGAAAAATATAAAAATTATAGGATTATTCATCTTAGCTACATTAAGCTTAGCTTCTTGTGAGGACGATGACAACTTAGTATACACAGCGCAAGCACCATCAGAAAATGTTGCATTCACCAGTACATTTTTGAATGAATATATCTTAACAGATGCCACAAAAGCAAATATAGCGGAGCGTTTTGTTTGGAATTCTCCTGATTTTGGTATAGCATCACCAAATGCATATGATCTCCAAGGATCTGTTACAGAAGATTTCGCAGAAGTAATCGCCTTGGTTAGTACTACTCCAGAAACTAATTTTGGAGTTACAGTCGATAAAATGTTAGAACTGGCGACAAGTGCAGGGTTAGACAATGACCCAAGTACTGCAGATATGCCAAATACGGGCGTATTGTATTTTAGAGTTAGAGCATACCTTGGGGATGGCGCCGAAAATGCACCAGAAAGTTTTTCTACTGTTACAGCATTAAACGTTGTTTTACCAGAAGAAACAGAAGCGGGTAGCGGTGTAGAATTATCATCTTGGGGTATTGTAGGTTCTGCAACACCTAATGGTTGGGATGGCCCAGACGTTCTTTTTTATGTGACAGAAGACCCTAATATTATAGTTTCTTATGCCAACCTTGTTCCTGGAGAAATTAAATTTAGAGAAAACAATACTTGGGGTGGCGATTTAGGAGATGCTACCTTAGATGGTATTTTAGATGCTGATGAAAACAATAATATTGTAATAGCAGAAGCGGGTTCATTTAAAATCACTATTAATTTGAGTGATAATTCTTATACCATGGAAGAGTATTTCTGGGGTATTGTGGGAAGTGCTGCTCCTAACGGTTGGGATGGTCCAAATGTAAAGCTAGCCTATGATTATACTACAGATACGTTTAAAGCCGTAGTGCAACTCGTTGATGGGGATATGAAAGTTAGAATGAATGATCTCTGGGATACTAGCTATGGAGATGGTAATTTAGACGGTATTCTTGATACCGATGCAGATAATAATATTGTTGTTACTGCTGGCTATTATCTATTAACGGTTGATTTTAATAGTTTAGCCTATACATTAGAAGAAACTACAATTTGGGGCTTAGTAGGTTCTGCAACACCTAATGGTTGGGATGGTCCAGACACTAAATTTAGTCCAGATTTTACAAATCCTGGGGTGTGGACAATAGCTAGTATAGATTTGGTAGCTGGCGAAATAAAGGTCAGAGCTAATGATACTTGGGATGCAAGTTACGGTGATTTAGAAGCAGACGGAATATTAGATACAGAAGATGATAATAATATAACTGTTGTAGCTGGCACTTATAAAATAACAATTGATTTTTCTGATGAAGCTTCCCCTACAATTGTAATTGAATAA